A single Candidatus Thalassolituus haligoni DNA region contains:
- a CDS encoding response regulator transcription factor, with product MLSVLLVEDDLDLAATLVDYLLLEDIQCDHASNGVAGLTLMAQNHYSVLLLDLNLPRLDGLSVCQRLRQLGNDTPILMLTARDQLTDKRDGFQAGTDDYLVKPFEMSELVMRVQALARRRSGQVTRLECADLVMDLGRRSVTRSGREIRLSPTGWILLETLLRASPTVVTRRQLAQAVWGDETPDSNSLKVHLFNLRKAVDGSVGVPLMYTLAGQGIALRVPNANDGQQS from the coding sequence GTGCTGAGTGTCTTGCTGGTGGAGGATGATCTCGATCTTGCCGCGACACTGGTCGACTATCTGCTGCTGGAAGATATTCAGTGCGATCACGCCAGTAATGGCGTGGCCGGGCTGACGCTGATGGCACAAAATCACTATTCTGTATTGTTACTGGATCTGAACCTGCCCCGGCTGGATGGCCTCAGTGTCTGCCAGCGATTGCGGCAGCTGGGCAACGATACGCCGATCCTGATGTTGACTGCCCGTGATCAGCTTACCGATAAACGGGATGGTTTTCAGGCCGGTACCGATGATTATCTGGTCAAGCCATTTGAAATGAGCGAGCTGGTGATGCGGGTGCAGGCCTTGGCCCGACGGCGCAGTGGTCAGGTCACGCGTCTGGAGTGCGCTGATCTGGTGATGGATCTTGGTCGTCGCTCGGTGACTCGCAGTGGCCGCGAGATTCGACTGTCGCCCACCGGCTGGATCTTGCTGGAAACCCTGTTACGGGCATCTCCTACCGTTGTCACCCGACGTCAGCTGGCACAAGCAGTGTGGGGCGACGAAACCCCTGACAGCAACAGTCTCAAGGTGCACCTGTTTAATTTGCGCAAGGCCGTTGACGGTAGCGTGGGAGTGCCGCTGATGTATACCCTGGCAGGGCAGGGCATCGCTTTGCGCGTGCCCAATGCGAACGACGGGCAGCAGAGCTGA